Within the Sebastes umbrosus isolate fSebUmb1 chromosome 5, fSebUmb1.pri, whole genome shotgun sequence genome, the region AAAAAGGCGCTGGATGATGTCCTGGACGTTTGAAAGGGTCCAGGTCACTTTTGCCTTCTTGAAGATCCGCGTGACCAGCCTCTCCAAGATCACCTCGACGCAGTTTCTTTTTTGTTCGTTCCGCGCTCGCCGTGCAGAGTCATCACGACTCTTCGTCAAGGATACCGGGGCAGGCGGTGCAGCGATTGCCAAAGGTTTCTTGGCCCTGGGCTTGGTCCCCAGTATGGCGTGTCTCATATTGTCGACGAGGTCGTCGGACTGAAAGatctgccaccatctggccagacACAGGAAACCGAGCACCTTGCGCTGCAAGTCGGCGCGCATGTTGGCACGTATCACCGGCTCGGGGATGATCTCTGGCccatgtgtgatgtgtgtgtagaggagatcacttaagacctttgtgaactCCAAGACTCTACCGGGGGGAATGTTTACAAGTGGAGCGCCGAGTCCCAGAAGATCGCGGTTTTCTGGTTGTTTCATCAGATCGTTAATCTTCTTTGTGAGAGACTTTGCCGACTCCCGGCTGTGAACTTTGGAGCCCCGGTGGAATCTTTTCCTCATCTGTGCCACGATGCGATGGATGCACGTTTTGGCAAAGCATTTTGCCAAAAGCTTCTTAATTTTGCTTCTGATGCTTTTCTTGGAGCGTTTGCTCTTCTGCGCCGACGGAGTCTGTCTTACAGCATCTTCGGCGATACTCCGAGCGATTTCTTCTGCGACGTCTTCAATCTCCCGAGAGTTTTGAGACTGCAGCAGCGTGTACTCGGAGTCCGGCACGTCAACCAAGAGAGGTTCGGTGATATCATTCAACTGCTTCTTGATGATGATTGTGACATGCGTGATGTCTTTCATCGAAATCACGACGTCCGACGAAGGCGTCGCCGCATGGCGGTCTTTGGCATCTGAGGGTTCCGGTTCCACATCTGATTCCTCGCAGATGGTCCTCTGCTTGCGCGGTCGGGGCGAGAACACCGACTTCATCTTGCCGATGAACGCCTGGCACATTTTGCAGGCGTGCAGAATCATGTTGTTGAGTCTGCTGGGAGGAGTGAGGCGCTGAACTATGCCCTCGGGGCTGGAGAGGGCACTTCGGACGCTCTCCGAAACCTCTTCAGAGATCAATGTCGTCAAGCTTTTGGAGCTCGGACACTGAACCGAGACGTCGACGCCCAGAGCTTCGGCAAAACCCTGAGAGATTGTGTCGCCCAGATTGATTTGGACGTCGTCCTCAGACGCCAGGGTCGTGCTCCCGAGATATTTCAGGAAAGCTTTTGTCAAGGCCGCTGTCATGTCCAACAGCAACTCTCCCATCATGGTCATAGTGGCGTCGTCGGGGTTGCCGGATTTCAAAAATCCCCACTGATCCGCCGTCATCCCCTTAAAGAAGGAGTTGAGCAGCTTGGAAACAACGCGACGGACGTTGAACTCTGGCATGATGGCTTCTGGCTGGGAAGTTCTTGATGATACCATGATGCTGATTTACGGTCAATTCTTGACGATGCTAGATAGTCTGATGAGTGaaagtaatcgttagttgcagccctaattattattaactaacATGTAAGCTGCATTTAAATTGAGGCTAATTTTAACTGCTTCATATACTGTTGGGAGGTTTAATCTAAAGCAATGCATTCATAAAATTCATACCTCTTCCTCTTGAGACAACTGCTTCTCTCAGTCGATGTGTTTCGTCTGATCGAGTCTTCAGATTCAACTACAGTTGTGTGATTCTGGGACTCTCTCCtgaatgtcactcctttatgatgtcacCGCTCCTTTAAGATGTCACAACTGATGTCACCACTCCTTTAATTCATCACAGTGTTCCATCTAGTGATGTCACGatgcagtgatgatgtcaccactgctgtgatgtcacccaaacacacacacacacacacacacgcacacacacacacacacacacacacacacacacacacacacacacacacacacacacacacacacattaactggAGAGTGACACAACATGACAGGATATGAAtagtttttttaatgacatagaATGACTTTAacttatgtatgtatgtacagtgtgCACAAAACACTGTGTACGTAACTGACACATTTTCCTGTTTGATTTTATGTTACCTGTCACCCAGCCTACTAGTGTCTGattttccctcctcttctcctggACTGTATCATTTATATtctttgaatttatttattatgctgACTAAACTGTAATGAGATTCTCTCTGTGCAcgtgtgtttcctgtgtgtcTGGCTGTATCTGATCAGAGTGTCTCTCCTTCATCCTTCCAGATGAGATCATGCAGCAGGAGATCCGGCCCCTGCTGGCTGTGGACATCATTGAGCAGCTTCATCGCCAGTTTGCCTTGCTCTCAGGTATGTTACAAGACTCCACCATCCCACCATGCTGCTGTCCACACCTGGACGTTGTGACCCtacatgtatgtatttaaatGGAGGGCTGGGAAACATGAATACTGGCAGTCAAACTTCTATCAAGAGAGTAAGTTATTATTGGGAAACAAGATTTTTGAGCTGTGGAATTTGGAATTTAAGAGCTGTGTGGTACATGACATATGGAAACATGTGTGATGTTtatttgaaatataaaaaaaaaaaatctgaatgtaTCCAGAGAACTAACTTAACTCAACTAACTGTAGGGGAAATTTACTAGATTTGAGGAACTAGAACTAATCAGGATAGAATTATTAAGCAGCTAAACACTTTAACTATTCATCCAGCGATATAACCTCACTGTCagcataataatattaataaaccgTTTCTCTTAGTGATCAATCAAGAGGGTCTATGACACAATACAGCTTTGTGAATAAATTAACTGAAACTCAAATAGAGCAAAGAAAAAGTAATCAGGTAGGCTATGCTTAAAGTGACTGAAAGTAAGTTATAGAAAACCACGGCAACAACTttatatttaaaacatgtattaCTAACACCACTAATAAAACACCAAGTACACACCAACTACAACGCTACGGTGAAAGTACAACTGGGGAagtgattaaatgaataaaccaAATGAAAATACTGACCGTCACTGGAAGCAGCTGGGGTAAAGcgctgttaaagctgcagtaggcagtatattttttggcatcattgggcaaaaatcccataataacctttcagcatattgtaattcaagtgtcctgagagataactagacttctgctcctcatcatggctctgttttcaggctttagaaaatctagcccgtgacgggagactttgaccaatcattGGTCATTTCAGCGAGAGAGTggtcctattggctgtgctccggtcatgtgaccggaacttggcgttccttcaacagatttcacaatgacgggcggcgtcacaaactttatcattttacagctaaaccgtgcactacaagatgattctgaaaacatctgaggagagaaataggcattaacgtaacataatattgattcatatttgatcagcgcggcctagtttaaccgtttggtcggagttcgcgagtgattgacagccggctgtcATAGATGGCAGccggacagcggacctcagatcagctcttactgcttgttttcctccagtctgtgaaatcttgcagatgccgttaggagcaccggaggacacagaggcacatggcttttttcaggttacctgtttcatgtactactgtcatgatatagcaaccgttttataaaaataactttttttaatcatatttgctccaatctcgcctacttcagctttaagttgaTAATGAGGCcacttatttattatatataaattagaATTAAGCCAGTTAGCAGAGAGTCAGCATTataactgtgtgtctgtggctGGCAGCTTCAATCCATGCAGCAGTGGCTCACATATCTTGACTTTGTGTATGGGTATAGATCAGAGAACACTGGTTCCTGCCTCTCAACCACTCTAACCCTACCTGGTAAACGCCCATGTCTTTAAACTCCAACATGTAACATAGGCTTATAGTTTCTGTTATAAACCTGTCGTTCCCAAGCCCAGGGAAAGATAACccctggtgacatcatcactatATTGTTCACTATTTTGTCAGACATGTCAGTCTCAGCTCCAGAAACTGACACAGACTGTGTTCACAGACTGAATAAGTAATGTGCAAAATTGGTGGAGTTGCCCTGAAACAACACACCAGCCACATCTAATCTGTTTATATTGAATGTTACCACACACCCCAGTCTCCCCTACTATCTAGGGTCTTTTAGTGTCTACTGTAAGACTCTACTGTATTGTCCCTTGTACCGTACGGTACAGTAATAAGACCCTCCCCTCCCCTAGTCTATAAAGTCTGTTACAACAGGCTCTGCTCCTCCCTACTGTGTACCATAAGGTGCCAAAAAACGTCATTATCTCCCTCCCTcgtctctcctccacctccgtAGCGCTCCATAAATGGCAACAAGGCTCTGATCCACCTCTAATGGTATTTAAGATTACTACTGACGTCTTCTTATTCACAGAGACGCTCCCGCTGTCTCCCGctgtctcctctttctcccctttAAGCTCATAATGGAAGTGAAACTGTTTCACTTTTATTCCTTCTGATACCTGTTGTATCATCAACACAGGTCACCGGAGGaagtcaagtcaaactttatttgtatagcacatttaaaaacaaccgcagttgaccaaagtgctgaacttgtacataatgaaaatgaatacaaagcaaacaacaataaGAACAGAGTTAAAACAATAACCATGATGTGCACATAACAGCAGAAAAAGAGCCGCAGCACTacagaaaataaacttaattaaaaacacCAGCGAGAAAAGATGGGTCTTCAGCAGCGACTTCTGTGGTCTCAGCAGTTTTAATATGAAGCTGTTCCAGAGATTAGGGGCATCCACCGCAAAAGGCTCGGTCGCCTCTGTTTTTGAGTCTAGTTCTGGGAACATCCAGGAGCAACTGATATAGGTCGACCTCAGTGCTCTGACCTGAGTACGGAGGTGCAATAGTTCTGAAAGATAAGGTGGTGCCAGCccatttaaaaccttaaaaaaagccaaaaaatcGTCAAATCAATCCGGAAACGGATGGGAAGCCGGTGGAGGGAGGCCAGAACTGGtgatcacgttttctttttccagtcaGAAGGGCGAGCAGCTGCATTCTGTAACTGCAGCCAGCGAAGAGACGACCGTTGTAAACCCACATATAAAGAATTACAGTGATCTAACCGAGAGGTAATAAAAGCATTATGGGTAACTCTCTCAGGATCCCTGGAAGACAAATAGGTCTTTACCTTAGCCTTAGCCAAAAGCCCCCCTCCACCCCAGCACACAATCTGGGTGCCCTCAGACTTTCCAGATGTGTTGTGGCACAGCAGCCTGCGTGGTTCTCCGGGGAGGCTTCTCATTCCTTCTCTCAGTCGTCTCACTGCAGCCAAAATaacaactgttttcacaaaTCCCCGTCTCAGCAGTACTTGCCCTCGGAGTTACATAAGTTTAACACTGCGGGCCTGCTTTACTGCCTTCACCACATGCGTGTGTCtactgcgagtgtgtgtgtgccttctcAGTAGGAAGTGGGCTGGtattttggtgtttttctttataCAATTGTGTCACATGTGAACTGGAACCATTCTTCACCTATACAGTGGTAAAGTGATCCTATGTGATGCCTCCTGGTGTCTTCAGGTTACTTTTTAACTTTCTGCAGGTGGTGCTCTTTTCTTAATCCGTTCTGCCGTGGTGGCTCTCACTTTCCTCTTTGCCAAAGACAAAGCCCGTCACTGTTTTTAGTCCCAGACTCCACAGCCAATGTAAAAGCATTCATAAAAGAGAGTCTTCcttacaaatgacacacaggtCCACACAGGGTAGAGGTTTCTCAAATCtgtgttaacttattttttttggccacttgggggcagcacaaccagctaaaagcacaataatgGAACACCTTTACTCACTTTACCCCTGAGAGTTGATATGACTAACCTGTTAGtatccagcagacatggagcaacattagcattcattttgaGTCGTGCCTCtgggccacctgatgaatgccaGTCCAATATTGactcccctctcctctcagctctgttttgtttcatttgacccatttttcatatttaagtTGAATTTTTGCACATACATAACACCGCACAAAATACAgttaatgacaaaaaaacaaaacaagaaatgtgccaggaaaaacaataacaaaaaaggaagacagaactaaactaacataattttaaaaaatacaacaaaagttaacaACAAGAAGCACACGAAATGAGCAGAAAAACTAACCAAACactggaaaacaatccaataaaaacagtgaaatacatacaaaaaaaacagtacagaagaaaagaaaatatatctaaaaatatcaaaagataattagacatcatgattaaatgtgatgataatttccttttaaaatttTCCAAGGATAACAAGCTCTTGATAACAtttattttggtgttccatatttgtacaccacgatatctgagggaTATGGCtatgttctgtttttttaaaaaggcaggtgaagatgattaacctgtctagtattatgtgaatgaattagatttaaagacacatatctgatgaatatttatgtcataaactgaaagaaTGTTCAGTTTCCTGAACAGTGGAGCAGAAGCCTCCTTAGAGTTTGACAAAGTTGCCAATCTTACAAATCGTTTTTGCAACGAGTAAAGATGATAAAGATCGGAGGGGGTATGTATTTGCCCAAACAATATTACCATAAATCAAATATAGGGATAAACCATGGAATAATATAAGgttaataaacaagaaacatttaCGAAACTTCTTAGTTTGActtcaaagttttttttacaaatacaatgtttatgttttttaatttttcatcaaCTAAAATGCCTAAAAAACGAGTGTGAGAGACTTGAGAAATTTCTTTTCCATCAACTGACACTCTCGCATAATCCCTAACATACCTCCTGCCCCTTCCCGCAAATATTAAGAAAACAAGGTTTCCTACTAATCTGATTAGAAATACAAGTACaagggttttctttttttgttgctttgaaTAAAGACGTGTTCCCTCTTCTGCTGAGGCAAATAAAAACCCTGCATggttaaaatgtaatataatggaGCCTGAGATATATTCTGGTCACCTTGCTGGGACTATATAGGTCCATATGACACAACACTTTCCTACCAAGCCTTTCCAACACAAATAAGACATGACACACACTCTCCACTCCTCCTGCAGCATGTTACTGTACGTAGAGAGACTTCACCATCTTCAGCAAGATGTGAAGTTGAAAGACGTCCGACGAGACTGTGGGTGACAGAGCAGAGAAAATTAAACCTGTTTAGTGTCAAAATTACTTCCAGATACTTCACTGCACTTCACGTGTGTTGTTctaaaatgacacacacacatcctgagTGTTCTCTCTCCACAAGAACCACAGTGTTTGAGGTGCTGCGGGATGTTTAGCTCAACGCTGCCATCTTGTGGTTGGTCTGCGGAGGCAGAAGAGTCAGACGGCTTCAACTATAAAGAGATGAATAGTTTTGGTTTCCTTATGGGTTGAACTTAAAGACAAGAATGGTGGTACATTATGTTCATGCAAAatacagcttgggtccatgtttacatcctgtcagctgatgtcattcacatacactgcaacaggaaaaaaaaccttgacacatttaatatgtttccgtttaaaactgtgaaacggtctaaatattgtagatttctgacatcacaaatggacagaaatcctaacggcttgtttcaaacacacagtttctgaatacgggctgtgtgtatttctccatggattgagtgttttgaaacTTTCACAGTAATTATTTATCACTTAAACccaatttataatataaaagacatgataaaatctcactttttacaatatgggacctttaatgtgtgtttttgtgttgcagGAGGGCGAGGGAAAGATGGCGCCCCCATCATCGTCTTCCCAGAGTTCTCAGGCTTCAGTGAAGTTCCGGAGGAAGACTTCCTCAACGTTGTTACTTACTTAACCAGCATacccaggtacacacacacatatatacatacacattaaACTCCGTTTTCACTGTGGTTCTCCTCACGTGGTCAGACTCTTACTCTTCAAGTTATCCATCAGCCAAAAGAAGGCCTCACTTTGCTCACTGGACACCAATGAAAGGCCTCTCAGACAGCACCATTACAGGTTGTAACTGATGAACATAGCAGCCTCTGTAGCTCACCATGTGATGATTTCCATTACATTTAGTAATGAACTTGAACTTCTTGGTGTATTTACATAAAATGTGCAATATGTTTGTGCTGCTCAGCTGAGCTCTGCATGTTCAATGTCAGTAAGCAAAGTAGAGGATTTGATTGACACggctacacagacacacacacacacacacacacacacacacacacacacacatgcacaaagcaGCAGTCCAGTTAACGTGTCTTCTTCTCACCTCCCGTCTCCAGCCTGGACGCTGCCAGTATcggcttcatcatcatcatcgacCGGCGGAAGGACAAATGGAGCTCAGTGAAGGCCTCGCTATCTCGGATCGCTGTAAGTTCTCCAAGACACATTGGTAGTCAAATcatcatataaatacatacactgatcagccataacattaagaccactgacaggtgatgtgaataacatggattatcttgcgtcggggtgcagcatcgccctgtctgggattctttcacaacaatgacccgctagctgtacatcaTTATCCAGCTTATTACACGAccacttactgaagaaatcaatattttgacacataaacggtccgccagagtccgacatcagaactgcactgcaacggtctactatacatagcaacggtccgctatacatggcaacggtctgctatacaaggcaacggtctgctatacatggcaacggtctgctatacatagcaatggtctgttatacattgcaacggtctgttatacatggcaacggtctgttatacatagcaacggtctgctatacatggcaacggtctactatacatggcaacggtctgttatatatggcaacggtctgctatacatggcaacggtctcttatacatggcaacggtctgctatacatggcaacggtctactatacatggcagcggtctgctatacatggcaacggtctcttatacatggcaacggtctgctatacatggcaacggtctattatacatggcaactgtctgttatacatagcaacggtctgctatacatagcaacggtctgctatacatagcaacggtcagttatacatagcaacggtctgctatacatagcaacggtctgttatacatagcaacggtatgCTATACGGTAacggcgtcactttttggtcgcagtaaacacgttcttaatgttgtaaattaaacaaaacacatgctTAGGttcagacaacaaaaccactataattaggtttagtaaagaacaacatggttgggcttaaaatgactacgctTGTACAGTGAAGATGTGACttgacattgtgaacacgggacacaaacgaacagtggtttgtaacgtgaaagtgaaaggaAACGCACAAACCACAAACGGTCGagtcctggatgaaagcccatccagctcccctcccgcccgcccggtgtgtccctctttaaactacgtcaccacagcacctTCCCTGAGTGTTTATCATTGATgtgaatgggtttacattgaagttgatggaaagcccggtgcatttcatgccggcgctaaagggtgccttgtggaTCTTTGTGTAGCAGTATTTCTTTTGAATAATTATCAGTAATCtgacaatatttatttatggggTTTGCTAACACTGCATATTTCTGCTGTTTTGCAGTGTCCAAGTGTGCAACGTTGCTCTACTAACAAGCATGCAGTCATCATTAGACGCAACGATTTCATCAAGACGATGACACATAGATTTAAAATGAGTCACCGTGGTGATGATTTGCGGTTTTAAAATAGAAGTTAATCTTGAGCTACAAGGCCACGGCTAATCAATGACTCAGCTCACGTGCTTGTTAATGACAAATGACGAGCGGTATGATTCGTGTCTTATGAGGCAGCAGTGTTTACTACATGTGACCCGTCACTGATGTATGATTTTTTTAGAATAAACTGCTGTAATAATTTGGTCCTTTTAATGGACAGACATATACATATGCATGCACATGTCTGTCTCTGTACCGGCTGGTTGGTGTAGCCTGGCTAAAGCAAGTTACTgactgaatgagtgaatgaaatgATGGGATGGCTTATAGAGTTGTATAGTAAATTCACATGTTGTTGTGTTATATAGGGGGCGTTTCCAGGAAACCTGCAGCTGGTGTTGGTGCTGAGGCCGTCCAGGTTCTTCCAGAGGGCGATAGCAGACATTGGGATCAAGCTGCACAAGGATGACTTTAAAATGAAGGTACCGGTAAGCATGCTTCAGTACCAACCAAATAAACTCCATCAGCTGCAATCATTGGGAAACAAGTAAAAATGGTGGTTCATTAAAGACGTGAGGTTTTTAACTGAATGCACGACGAATAAACGATGCATGAAATACAATATTTCTATACATGTCAACCCAACTGGATTAGGCATGGCTTGTGTCAGGAACCAAACTGGTAAATGTTTTGACATTACATCTTCATGAGGTATACTCAGCATGTGACCAAGAAGGTCCACCTGATCGGACACAGGTGTGAATCCCAGGTTGACATACATATAAGTACATCAATACAATCATCAAattatttacaatgtttagAACTCCAAACTCTTATATATCAGTAGCAAAACAATCGATTGGAGCCTTACAAGCAAGATCCTGTCAATATACAGCAGTGTGATAATAAATCCATCTCACCTAAGCACATGGTACAACTGTGGTTCACTAAAAAAAACCATTCAAAAAACAGTGTAATAATGAAGTGCAGTAAATTAACAAACATCAGTACGCATGAGTAACCCGAAGAACTGGACATTACAAAAAAGATCTAATATCAAAATCCTTGTTGAGTCTCTGAGGAGATTCAGGGTAGACATTCCCACGATCTCAGCCCCTACGGGGGAGTGATTGATAGAATGCATCTCTTCAATGCTCCTCAGGGGCATCATAACCATAAATGTTGTAGATTATAGATCTATATTAATAGCAAAaacatgacaggaaatgagcAACAGGAGCCATAAAGCAGTATCCTGTTGCACCCCTAAATCACAACCCTTGGATTCTTTGTCAGACTGTGTTTAAAGACAGCAGCGCTGGGTTCAATTGATTTTAAGTTCAGGATATAGAACTGCCTCGGAACTGTCTCAATGAACAGGATATAAAACGTGTTATTTTAGTGCCATTTCAATTGTAAATGGTTTGAATTTAAACAGGTACTCCAGTGACTTAGTATTTCACTTTGTTAAAGTTGGGGGATTCACAAGAGACAGAGTTCAAAAGAACGGTCGAAATTGACGCAGCAGAGGCTGATACATCTTGACATTTAGTCCCTAGTATGAGATTCCAAAAAGACTGCATCCTGCTCTTCCCATAATGTGGGTGTGGGGGAGTGGAGGACACAGGGGAAAACACAGGAAACCACTGCAGCTCAGCATtgaacattaataaaaaaattatcatAAATCCCTCAATAatcccacattaagacaccaagaccttgaggaacaacATAGAAAGAgcaatgctgtgatttggagatttctgcaagaattgcattttttggcgattagatggcaagcacttctgttgtgtaaactgctcagaaacccccttattgtcaatctagctaggaaagccatccatcctctgaatgctctaggtctctagtttgtggttgtaaagtttcatgaggctgtgattatcctagaggtcaccacaggtcattttatacagtgaggtcaagtttcaaaaaatggtctcactacaatgaaatggctactatggggactaacatcatcacacgtgaatacagttgggctcattggatccacaagagtctcagctttatagtaatacccaatttatgtaattccaagactgtttatggacccccaGTATGCAGagatattcaaatacatcattttagaacaggagacaataacacatttatactgcattcaaatcactgcatgtgattatcataaagtgggcatgtctgtgaaggggagactcgtgtgtacccatagaacccattttcatccacatatcttgaggtcagaggtcaagggaccactttgaaaatggccgtgccagtttttcctcaccaaacttTTGCCTGATTTTGGAGTGTTACtgagcctccttcccgacaggCTAGCTTTACATAATACTTTAATTTGATTCCTTtcatttcatatgatatctgaaCCTTCTCTCTAGCTCCAAAACTCAACCCGGTACagtctctgaaagacagttaAAGTCGTCCGGGACCGCCCGGGTCTCAGGGGGTCAAAGAGACACAGACTAGACATTTCTCTGTAATTTAGAGTTTGCTACTGAACCGCAATTACAATAGTCTCACTTTTACATAATTTAGGTCCCGATTAAGCACCTGAAGTGATGCATTGAATGTGTTTGCAGATTGTGATGCTGAACTCTCTGTCGGACCTGCACGGCTACGTGGATAAAGGCCAGCTGACTCGGGAGCTAGGAGGAAGCCTGGAGTACTGTCACAGTCAGTGGATACACCACCGAACTGTGAGTCAACACACAGTAACACCGTATACCTTCATTTGAATGCTAGTGATTGGCAATTTCCAAAATTAAGTTGCATTCTAGGATGCTGGAGGTTCACGcgtggatcttttttttctctctctaggCCATAGAGAACTTTGCCATGACAGTGAAAACCACAGCCCAGATGTTACAGACGTTTGGGACAGACCTGGCAGAGACGGAGCTGCCCAATGACGTCCAGTGCACCAAAGACCTGCTCACAGCACACACCGACAAACACAACAACCTCAAGGTGATTTAGTACATGTAATACACCGACACGTACTAACACGGACAAAGACATTCATGCTGGTTGGGGTGAAACTGATTTGTAACTGTGGAGCTCCAAAACAAATCACAGCTTATGAATGCCACCTCATGAAGTTGAAACCAGGCGGTGATAACATGGTGATAAGTTTCCTGGTAACGagccaaataaaacaaatgctgACTTGCTAGAGAGGGATTGAGAGTTACATTAGTGCCTGGTCACACCAGAGCTTGTGGTGTGAGCTGTCAGGAGAGAGGGACCGCTGGCAAGCTGCTGCCGCGCCTCCTcagtgatttgtttgttttttgtttatttgattgtttttgctTCAACTTGTCTGCTGCATAGTGCTGAGACT harbors:
- the LOC119488623 gene encoding uncharacterized protein LOC119488623, with the protein product MVSSRTSQPEAIMPEFNVRRVVSKLLNSFFKGMTADQWGFLKSGNPDDATMTMMGELLLDMTAALTKAFLKYLGSTTLASEDDVQINLGDTISQGFAEALGVDVSVQCPSSKSLTTLISEEVSESVRSALSSPEGIVQRLTPPSRLNNMILHACKMCQAFIGKMKSVFSPRPRKQRTICEESDVEPEPSDAKDRHAATPSSDVVISMKDITHVTIIIKKQLNDITEPLLVDVPDSEYTLLQSQNSREIEDVAEEIARSIAEDAVRQTPSAQKSKRSKKSIRSKIKKLLAKCFAKTCIHRIVAQMRKRFHRGSKVHSRESAKSLTKKINDLMKQPENRDLLGLGAPLVNIPPGRVLEFTKVLSDLLYTHITHGPEIIPEPVIRANMRADLQRKVLGFLCLARWWQIFQSDDLVDNMRHAILGTKPRAKKPLAIAAPPAPVSLTKSRDDSARRARNEQKRNCVEVILERLVTRIFKKAKVTWTLSNVQDIIQRLFDQTWVEVEGLDFDSSPESLENLEKAIYRDLIKTWGTATWLLMSLKGGQTAVGEHIAYAVKGHLMAPPRQRSCMCRCFSSMLAAMTRW